In Candidatus Eisenbacteria bacterium, the genomic stretch AGGCGACGTTGAGGCAGTCCATCACGCTCGAGAAGCCGGACGACGAGCTCCACAGCGCGAGCACGACGCCGATCGAGACGAGCCCGCTGCGCCGTGTGGAGAGCACGCCGCGGATGATCCCCTCGACCATCTTGAACGCCTCCTGCGGAACGTAGTCGGCCGCGCTCTTGAGGAGCCAGTCCGTGAGCCCCTCGACGCCGGGCACGAGCGTCACGACCGCCACCAGGAAGAGGATGAACGGGAAGAACGCGAGCAGGAAGTAGAACGCGAGGCCCGCCGCCAGCCCCGGCATGCGGTGGCGGGAGAACCGCTCCCCGAGCGCCCCCAGGAACGCGAGCGGTCGTCGCAGCTCCCGCCCGAGTGCCGCCCACCGCCCGATCATCGGGCGCTCACGCCGCAGCCGACGACCGCGGGTCGTAGCCGAGGTTCGGCGCGAGCCAGCGCTCGATCTCGGCCACCGACACGCCACGGCGCCGGGCGTACGACTCGATCTGGTCGCGGCCGACGCGACCGACGCTGAAGTAGCGCGCGTCGGAATGCGCGAGGTAGAGCCCGCTGACGCTCGCGGCCGGCAGCATGGCGCCGTGCTCGGTGAGCGTGATCCCGACCTCCGGCGCCCGCAGCAGCGCAAAGAGGTCCCGCTTCTCGTCGTGATCCGGGCACGCCGGATATCCGAAGGCCGGACGGATCCCGCGGTACGCTTCGCGCAGGAGCGCCTCGTGCGACAGCTTCGCTCCCGTCTCGTAGCCCCACTCGCGCCGCGCGCGCTCGTGGAGCAGCTCGGCGAACGCTTCGGCGAGGCGATCGGCGAGCGCCTTCACGATGATCGCCGAGTAGTCGTCGCGGGCGGCTTCGAAACGCTTGGCGAGCGTGTCGGCGCCGACCCCCGCGGTCACGGCGAAGGCCCCGACGTAGTCCCGCACGCCGCTCGCGCGCGGCGCGACGTAGTCGGCGAGCGACAGGTACGGCTGCGCGTTCGTCCGTTCGGATTGCTGCCGAAGCATCGGGAAGCGCTGGGCCTCGATCGTGCGGGATTCGTCCGCGTAGAGGACGATGTCGTCGCCGTCGCTCTGCGCCGGCCAGAACCCGTAGACGCCCCGCGCGGTGAGGAGCCGATCGCGCAGGATCTCGTCCAGGAGCTTACGCGCGTTCTGGTAGAGATCGCGCGCCGTCTCGCCGTAGACGGGATCGTCCAGGACCTGCGGGAACTTCCCGGGCAGCTCCCACGCCGTGAAGAAGAACCGCCAGTCGATGTACGGCACCAGCTCGGCCAGCGGGAACGGATCGAGGACCTGCCGTCCGAGCACCGCCGGCACGGGGATGTCGGTCTGGCGCCAGGTGAACGCCGGCCGCCGCGCGGTCGCCTCGGCGTAGGGTGCGATGGGACGGGCGGCCTTGGCCGCGTGCACGTCGCGGATGCGGGACTGCTCGCTGCGGTTGTCGGCATCGAACTCCCGCCGCTTGCGGGCGTCGAGCAGCGAAGCCACGACGCCGACGGCACGCGACGCGTCGAGGACGTGCACGGTCGTGCCGGGGAACGCCGGCGCGATCTTGACCGCCGTGTGCTCGCGGCTGGTCGTGGCGCCGCCGATCAGGAGCGGCAGGTCGAGGCCGCGACGCGCCATCTCGCTCGCGACGTGTACCATCTCGTCGAGCGACGGCGTGATGAGGCCGGACAGGCCGACGAGGTTCGCGCCCTCGGCGACGGCCGTGTCGAGGATCTTGTCGCACGGCACCATGACACCCAGGTCGACGACCTCGTAGCTGTTGCAGCCGAGCACGACGCCGACGATGTTCTTGCCGATGTCGTGGACGTCGCCCTTGACGGTCGCCATGACGATCTTGCCCTGCGCGCGGGCGCCGGTCTTCGCCTTCTCGGCCTCCATGAAGGGCTCGAGCCAGGCGACCGCCTTCTTCATGGCACGCGCGCTCTTCACGACCTGCGGCAGGAACATCTTGCCCGATCCGAAGAGGTCGCCGACGACCTTCATGCCGTCCATGAGCGGCCCTTCGATGACGTCGAGCGGCTTCGGGTACTTCGCGCGCGCCTCCTCGGCGTCGGCGTCGATGAAGTCGACGACGCCGTGCACGAGGGCGTGCTTCAAGCGCTCCTCGACCGAGGCCTCGCGCCAGGCGAGGTCCTGCTCCTTCTTCTTGCCGCCGCCCTTGACGCGCCCGGCGTACTCGACCAAGCGCTCGGTCGCGTCCGGACGGCGGTTGAAGAGCACGTCCTCGACGTAGCCGAGCAGCTCCTTCGGGATGTCCTCGTAGACGACGAGCTGCCCGGCGTTGACGATCCCCATGTCGAGCCCGGCCGCGATGGCGTGGTAGAGGAAGGCCGAGTTCATCGCCTCGCGCACGACGTTGTTGCCGCGGAACGCGAAGGACAGGTTCGAGATGCCGCCGCTCACCTTGGCGCCCGGGCAGCGCTGCTTGATGATCCGCGTCGCCTCGATGAAGGCGCGCGCGTACTCGGCGTGCTCCTCGAGGCCCGTCGCCACGGCCAGCACGTTCGGGTCGAAGACGATGTCGACCGGATCGAACCCGATCCGCTGGGTGAGGAGGCGGTAGGCGCGCTCGCAGATCTCGACCTTGCGGTCGACCGTGTCGGCCTGCCCCGTCTCGTCGAACGCCATCACGACGACGGCGGCGCCGTAGCGCTGCACCTTGCGCGCCTTGTCGAGGAACTCCGCCTCCCCTTCCTTCAGGCTGATCGAGTTGACGACGCACTTGCCCTGCACGCACTTGAGCCCGGCCTCGATGACGGACCACTTCGAGCTGTCGACCAGCACGGGCACGCGCGCGATCTCCGGCTCGGTCGCAATGAGATTCAGGAACGTCGTCATGGCGCGGACGCCGTCGAGCATGCCCTCGTCGACGTTGACGTCGATCAGGTTGGCACCGCTGCGGACCTGGTCGGCGGCGACCTGCGCCGCCGACGCCCAGTCGCCCTGCTTCACGAGCCCCGCGAACTTGGCCGAGCCGGTGACGTTCGTCCGCTCGCCGATCATCAGGAAGTTCGAGTCGGGGCGGATCGTGAGGGGCTCGAGGCCGCTCCAGTGCGCGAGCCCGTCGGGTGCGGGCGGGCGCCGCGGCGGCAGCGTCTTCACCGCGGCGGCGATGGCACGGATGTGATCGGGCGTCGTGCCGCAGCATCCGCCGACGATGTTGACGAGGTTCGATTCGGCGAACTCGCGCAGCAGCGCGCTCGTGGTCTCGGCCAGCTCGTCGTAGCCGCCGAACGCGTTCGGCAAGCCGGCGTTCGGATAGCAGCTCACGTAGTGCGGCGTCACGGCGGCGAGCTCGGCCAGGAACGGGCGCATCTCGCGCGCGCCGAGCGCGCAGTTGATGCCCACCGCGAGCGGCTGCGCATGCGCGATCGAGGCGTGGAAGGCTTCGACGGTCTGACCGGAGAGCGTGCGCCCGCTGCGGTCCGTGATCGTGACCGAGATGACGAGCGGAAGCCGCACGCCGCGGCGCTCCTGCTCCTCGGCGATCGCGACCAGCGCCGCCTTCGCGTTGAGCGTGTCGAAGATCGTCTCGACGAGGAGGATGTCCGCCCCGCCGTCGAGGAGCCCCCGCACCTGCGTCGCATAGGCGTCGCGGACCTGATCGAAGGTGACCGTGCGCAGCGTCGCGTCGTTCACGTCAGGCGAGATCGAGAGCGTGCGGTTCGTCGGCCCCAGGGCGCCGGCGACGAAGCGCGGCTGCTCGGGCGTGCGCGCCGTCCAGCGCGCCGCGGCCTCGCGGGCGAGCCGGGCCGCCTCGACGTTCAGCTCGTAGACGACGTCCTCGAGGCCGTAGTCGGCCTGTGCGATCGCCGTCGCGCTGAAGGTGCTGGTCTCGATGATGTCGCTGCCGGCGTCGAGGTACGCCTCGTGGATTTCGCTGATGACCTCGGGCCGCGTGAGGACGAGGATGTCGTTGTTGCCCTGGAGGTCGCGCGGGTGATCGCGGAAGCGCGTCCCGCGGAAGGCGGCCTCGTCCAGGCGATGGCGCTGCACCATCGTCCCCATGGCGCCGTCGAGGACGAGGATGCGCGCGCGCAGGAGCGCCTCCAACCGGGCGGTCGTCGGGTCAGTGGACATGCGATGCTCCATTGCCCTCGGGCTTGTGGGCGAACGCGGTGATGACGCTGAGCTGCGGCTCGCGTCGCTCGCGCGACGTCACCTCGCACAGGTCGACGGCGAGCCCCGCCTTCTGCAGCAGGCGCCGGAGCGCCGGGGTCCGAAAGCCGCGATGCACGTGGCCGTAGTGGGCGGCGACGGCGGCGTGCGGATGCTC encodes the following:
- the metH gene encoding methionine synthase, with protein sequence MSTDPTTARLEALLRARILVLDGAMGTMVQRHRLDEAAFRGTRFRDHPRDLQGNNDILVLTRPEVISEIHEAYLDAGSDIIETSTFSATAIAQADYGLEDVVYELNVEAARLAREAAARWTARTPEQPRFVAGALGPTNRTLSISPDVNDATLRTVTFDQVRDAYATQVRGLLDGGADILLVETIFDTLNAKAALVAIAEEQERRGVRLPLVISVTITDRSGRTLSGQTVEAFHASIAHAQPLAVGINCALGAREMRPFLAELAAVTPHYVSCYPNAGLPNAFGGYDELAETTSALLREFAESNLVNIVGGCCGTTPDHIRAIAAAVKTLPPRRPPAPDGLAHWSGLEPLTIRPDSNFLMIGERTNVTGSAKFAGLVKQGDWASAAQVAADQVRSGANLIDVNVDEGMLDGVRAMTTFLNLIATEPEIARVPVLVDSSKWSVIEAGLKCVQGKCVVNSISLKEGEAEFLDKARKVQRYGAAVVVMAFDETGQADTVDRKVEICERAYRLLTQRIGFDPVDIVFDPNVLAVATGLEEHAEYARAFIEATRIIKQRCPGAKVSGGISNLSFAFRGNNVVREAMNSAFLYHAIAAGLDMGIVNAGQLVVYEDIPKELLGYVEDVLFNRRPDATERLVEYAGRVKGGGKKKEQDLAWREASVEERLKHALVHGVVDFIDADAEEARAKYPKPLDVIEGPLMDGMKVVGDLFGSGKMFLPQVVKSARAMKKAVAWLEPFMEAEKAKTGARAQGKIVMATVKGDVHDIGKNIVGVVLGCNSYEVVDLGVMVPCDKILDTAVAEGANLVGLSGLITPSLDEMVHVASEMARRGLDLPLLIGGATTSREHTAVKIAPAFPGTTVHVLDASRAVGVVASLLDARKRREFDADNRSEQSRIRDVHAAKAARPIAPYAEATARRPAFTWRQTDIPVPAVLGRQVLDPFPLAELVPYIDWRFFFTAWELPGKFPQVLDDPVYGETARDLYQNARKLLDEILRDRLLTARGVYGFWPAQSDGDDIVLYADESRTIEAQRFPMLRQQSERTNAQPYLSLADYVAPRASGVRDYVGAFAVTAGVGADTLAKRFEAARDDYSAIIVKALADRLAEAFAELLHERARREWGYETGAKLSHEALLREAYRGIRPAFGYPACPDHDEKRDLFALLRAPEVGITLTEHGAMLPAASVSGLYLAHSDARYFSVGRVGRDQIESYARRRGVSVAEIERWLAPNLGYDPRSSAAA